In one Achromobacter spanius genomic region, the following are encoded:
- a CDS encoding ABC transporter ATP-binding protein: MSALLEVRNLRVEFPTRRGTLRALDDVSFSIQAGEVLGVVGESGAGKSLTGASIIGLLEPPGRIAAGEILLAGRRIDNLPDEQMRRVRGREIGAVFQDPLTSLNPLYTVGRQLAETIVTHLDMTWSQARNRAVELLASTGIPAARERIDHYPHQFSGGMRQRVVIALALAAEPKLVVADEPTTALDVSIQAQIIELLKRLCREHGTAVMLITHDMGVIAETADRVAVMYAGRVAEIGPVADVIHKPRHPYTSGLMGSIPSMDGHTERLVQIDGSMPRLNAIPPGCAFNPRCGQRLPRCATERPELMPAGTSRAACWLHDDKAMVAA; encoded by the coding sequence ATGAGCGCACTACTGGAAGTCCGCAATCTGCGCGTGGAATTTCCCACGCGCCGCGGCACGCTACGCGCCCTGGACGACGTGTCTTTTTCCATCCAGGCCGGCGAAGTGCTGGGCGTGGTGGGGGAATCGGGCGCGGGCAAATCGCTGACCGGCGCGTCCATCATCGGCCTCCTGGAACCCCCGGGGCGCATCGCCGCGGGTGAAATCCTGCTGGCGGGCCGCCGCATCGACAACCTTCCCGACGAGCAGATGCGCCGCGTGCGCGGCCGCGAAATCGGCGCGGTGTTCCAAGACCCGCTGACGTCCCTGAACCCGCTGTACACGGTGGGCCGGCAGTTGGCCGAAACCATCGTCACGCACCTGGACATGACGTGGTCGCAAGCGCGCAACCGCGCGGTGGAATTGCTGGCGTCCACCGGCATTCCGGCCGCGCGCGAACGCATCGACCACTATCCGCACCAGTTCTCGGGCGGTATGCGCCAGCGGGTGGTGATCGCGCTGGCGCTGGCGGCCGAGCCCAAGCTGGTGGTGGCCGACGAACCCACGACCGCGCTGGATGTGTCCATTCAGGCGCAGATCATCGAACTGCTGAAACGCCTGTGCCGCGAGCATGGCACGGCGGTGATGCTGATCACGCACGACATGGGCGTGATCGCCGAAACCGCCGACCGCGTGGCGGTGATGTACGCGGGCCGCGTGGCCGAGATCGGGCCGGTGGCCGATGTGATCCACAAGCCGCGCCATCCGTATACGTCGGGGCTGATGGGATCGATTCCGTCCATGGACGGGCATACGGAACGGCTGGTGCAGATTGACGGCAGCATGCCGCGGCTGAACGCCATTCCGCCGGGCTGTGCGTTCAACCCGCGTTGCGGCCAGCGCTTGCCGCGCTGCGCGACCGAGCGCCCCGAATTGATGCCGGCGGGCACGTCTCGCGCGGCCTGTTGGTTGCATGACGACAAAGCGATGGTGGCCGCATGA
- a CDS encoding ABC transporter ATP-binding protein yields the protein MSTPLVEVKDAARWFDVSPPWLERKLAGKPRVMLRAVDGVSFDIARGETLALVGESGCGKSTVARMLVGLYGLTRGDIRFDGQPLSRMSEKGGRNLRKRLQMIFQDPYASLNPRWRVGRIIAEPMLTHTQMTADERVARVSELLKQVGLDPADQGRYPHQFSGGQRQRISIARALAVNPEFLVCDEPTSALDVSVQAQVLNLMKDLQRELGLTYLFISHNLAVVHHVADRVGVMYLGRMVEVAPRDELFARPRHPYTRMLLEAIPDINGAGKSRTAVAGEVPNPLNPPSGCTFHPRCPHANERCRAEAPVAMLAGVSIVACHAVEEGRV from the coding sequence ATGAGCACGCCCTTGGTGGAAGTGAAAGACGCGGCGCGCTGGTTCGATGTGTCGCCGCCCTGGTTGGAGCGCAAGCTGGCCGGCAAGCCGCGCGTGATGCTGCGCGCGGTGGATGGCGTGTCGTTCGACATCGCGCGCGGCGAAACGCTGGCGCTGGTGGGCGAATCGGGCTGTGGAAAATCCACGGTCGCGCGCATGCTGGTGGGCCTGTACGGGCTGACGCGCGGCGATATCCGTTTCGATGGCCAGCCGCTGTCGCGGATGTCTGAGAAAGGCGGGCGCAACTTGCGCAAGCGCTTGCAGATGATTTTCCAGGATCCCTACGCCAGCCTGAACCCGCGTTGGCGCGTGGGCCGCATCATTGCGGAGCCGATGCTGACGCATACGCAGATGACGGCCGACGAGCGCGTGGCGCGCGTCAGCGAACTGCTCAAGCAGGTGGGCCTGGACCCGGCGGACCAGGGCCGCTATCCGCATCAGTTTTCAGGCGGTCAGCGCCAACGCATTTCGATTGCGCGGGCGCTGGCGGTGAACCCGGAATTCCTGGTGTGCGATGAGCCCACTTCAGCGCTGGACGTGTCGGTGCAGGCGCAGGTGCTGAACCTGATGAAAGACCTGCAGCGTGAGCTGGGGCTGACCTATCTGTTCATTTCGCACAACCTGGCGGTGGTGCATCACGTGGCCGACCGGGTGGGCGTGATGTACCTGGGCCGCATGGTGGAAGTGGCCCCGCGCGACGAGCTGTTCGCGCGACCCCGGCATCCGTATACGCGCATGCTGCTGGAGGCCATTCCGGACATCAATGGGGCGGGAAAATCGCGCACGGCGGTGGCGGGCGAAGTGCCGAACCCGTTGAATCCGCCCTCGGGGTGTACGTTTCATCCGCGCTGCCCGCATGCGAACGAGCGGTGTCGGGCCGAAGCGCCGGTGGCGATGCTGGCGGGGGTGTCAATCGTGGCGTGCCACGCGGTGGAGGAAGGCCGGGTGTGA
- a CDS encoding DMT family transporter translates to MTPSEPSAIPARYLLFPLLAALIWSINMIVTKMAAGVISPAVIGFYRWALAGAVLTPFALRGVWTQRRLIWPYLPKFAVLGGLGMALYQGLAYVAASSTTATNMGIITAMIPLLTIAVGTVVLRQRPTLMAMLGGVVSLAGLALLIGEGDPARLLSVGANPGDLLMGLAALAYALYGVLLRRWGLPVGPWVSLYVQIGFGVLFQLPAFLMAAPSPLNADNVPLVLYAAIFPSLFAPFLWMQGVKHLGPNRASIFLNLMPVGTVAIASVFLGEKPHLFHIVGGLLALAGVMLAQMRTPRLGGRAGKAAG, encoded by the coding sequence ATGACGCCCTCAGAACCTTCCGCCATTCCCGCCCGCTATCTGCTGTTTCCGCTGCTGGCGGCCCTGATCTGGTCGATCAATATGATCGTTACCAAGATGGCCGCCGGCGTCATCTCTCCTGCCGTCATCGGGTTTTACCGCTGGGCGCTGGCCGGCGCCGTGCTGACCCCGTTCGCCTTGCGGGGCGTGTGGACGCAACGCCGCCTGATCTGGCCCTATCTGCCGAAATTCGCCGTGCTGGGCGGCTTGGGCATGGCGCTATACCAGGGGCTGGCCTATGTGGCGGCTTCCAGCACCACGGCCACCAACATGGGCATCATCACCGCCATGATCCCGCTCTTGACCATCGCGGTGGGCACGGTGGTGCTGCGCCAGCGGCCCACGCTGATGGCGATGCTGGGCGGTGTGGTGTCGCTGGCGGGCCTGGCCTTGCTGATCGGCGAAGGGGACCCCGCCCGGCTGTTGTCCGTGGGCGCGAACCCCGGCGACCTGCTGATGGGGCTGGCCGCGCTGGCCTATGCGCTGTACGGGGTTTTGTTGCGCCGCTGGGGCTTGCCGGTGGGGCCGTGGGTGTCGCTATACGTGCAGATCGGCTTCGGCGTGCTGTTCCAACTGCCCGCGTTCCTGATGGCCGCGCCATCGCCGCTGAATGCCGACAACGTGCCGCTGGTGCTGTATGCCGCGATTTTCCCGTCCCTGTTCGCGCCCTTCCTGTGGATGCAGGGCGTCAAGCACCTGGGCCCCAACCGCGCCAGCATTTTCCTGAACCTGATGCCGGTGGGTACGGTGGCCATCGCGTCGGTCTTCCTGGGCGAAAAGCCGCATCTGTTCCACATCGTGGGCGGTTTGCTGGCGCTGGCGGGCGTGATGCTGGCGCAGATGCGCACGCCTCGCCTGGGTGGGCGCGCAGGCAAAGCGGCGGGTTGA
- the ettA gene encoding energy-dependent translational throttle protein EttA yields MAQYVYTMNRVGKIVPPKRQILRDISLSFFPGAKIGVLGLNGSGKSTLLKIMAGVDKEIEGEAIPMPGLNIGYLPQEPQLNPEHTVRQSVEEGLGAVVTAKKRLDEVYAAYAEPDADFDALAAEQADLEAIIAAAASSGSDDIEHQMEIAADALRLPPWDAIVGNLSGGEKRRVALCRLLLSKPDMLLLDEPTNHLDAESVEWLEQFLHKFPGTVVGVTHDRYFLDNAAEWILELDRGYGIPWKGNYSSWLEQKEDRLKQEESSESARQKTIKKELEWVRQNPKGRQAKAKARLARFEELSSYEYQKRNETQEIFIPVGERLGNEVIEFKNVSKAYGDRLLIDDLSFKIPPGAIVGIIGPNGAGKSTLFRMIAGREQPDSGEVSIGQTVKLAYVDQSRDALEDKKTVFDAVADGADILTVGKFEMSSRAYLGRFNFKGGDQNKVVGQLSGGERGRLHMAKTLIAGGNVLLLDEPSNDLDVETLRALEDALLEFPGSVMVISHDRWFLDRIATHILAFEGDSQVVFFDGNYQEYEADKKRRLGEEGAKPKRLRYKALK; encoded by the coding sequence ATGGCCCAATACGTCTACACCATGAACCGCGTCGGCAAGATCGTGCCGCCCAAGCGGCAGATTTTGCGTGATATCTCGCTTTCGTTTTTTCCTGGCGCCAAGATCGGCGTGCTGGGCCTGAACGGCTCGGGCAAGTCGACGCTGCTGAAGATCATGGCGGGCGTCGATAAAGAGATCGAAGGCGAAGCCATCCCCATGCCGGGCCTGAACATCGGCTATCTGCCGCAGGAACCGCAACTGAACCCCGAGCACACGGTGCGCCAATCGGTCGAAGAGGGCCTGGGCGCCGTCGTCACCGCCAAGAAGCGCCTGGACGAGGTCTACGCCGCCTACGCCGAGCCGGACGCCGACTTCGACGCGTTGGCCGCTGAGCAAGCCGACCTGGAAGCCATCATCGCCGCCGCCGCATCCAGCGGTTCGGACGACATCGAACACCAGATGGAAATCGCCGCGGACGCACTGCGCCTGCCGCCCTGGGACGCCATCGTCGGCAACCTGTCCGGTGGTGAAAAGCGCCGCGTGGCCCTGTGCCGCCTGCTGCTGTCCAAGCCCGACATGCTGCTGCTTGACGAGCCCACCAACCACTTGGACGCCGAAAGCGTGGAATGGCTGGAGCAATTCCTGCACAAGTTCCCCGGCACCGTGGTCGGCGTGACCCACGATCGCTACTTCCTGGACAACGCCGCGGAATGGATCCTGGAACTGGACCGTGGCTACGGCATCCCCTGGAAGGGCAACTACAGCTCGTGGCTGGAACAGAAAGAAGACCGCCTGAAGCAGGAAGAGTCCTCGGAATCGGCCCGTCAGAAGACCATCAAGAAAGAACTTGAATGGGTGCGCCAGAACCCGAAGGGCCGTCAGGCCAAGGCCAAGGCGCGTCTGGCCCGCTTCGAGGAACTGTCGTCCTACGAATACCAGAAACGCAACGAAACCCAGGAAATCTTCATTCCGGTGGGCGAGCGCCTGGGCAACGAGGTCATTGAATTCAAGAACGTCAGCAAGGCCTATGGTGACCGCCTGCTGATCGACGACCTGAGCTTCAAGATTCCGCCCGGCGCCATCGTCGGCATCATCGGCCCCAACGGCGCCGGTAAGTCCACGTTGTTCCGCATGATCGCGGGCCGCGAGCAACCGGATTCGGGCGAAGTCAGCATCGGCCAGACGGTGAAGCTGGCTTATGTGGACCAGTCGCGCGATGCGCTGGAAGACAAGAAGACGGTATTTGACGCGGTGGCCGACGGCGCCGACATCCTGACCGTGGGCAAGTTTGAAATGTCGTCGCGCGCCTATCTGGGCCGCTTCAACTTCAAGGGCGGCGACCAGAACAAGGTCGTGGGCCAACTGTCGGGCGGTGAACGCGGCCGCCTGCACATGGCCAAGACGCTGATCGCCGGCGGCAACGTCCTGCTGCTTGACGAACCGTCCAACGACCTCGACGTTGAAACGCTGCGCGCGCTGGAAGACGCCTTGCTGGAGTTCCCCGGCAGCGTCATGGTCATCAGCCACGATCGCTGGTTCCTGGACCGTATCGCTACTCACATCCTGGCATTCGAAGGCGATTCGCAAGTGGTGTTCTTCGACGGCAACTACCAAGAGTACGAAGCCGACAAGAAACGCCGCCTGGGCGAAGAGGGCGCCAAGCCCAAGCGCCTGCGCTACAAGGCACTGAAGTAA
- a CDS encoding IS3 family transposase (programmed frameshift) produces the protein MAKYDEQFKLDAVRRYLSEQHSYAEVAREVGVDYALLRRWVAVYQLHGRAGLVRPRKRYSAQFKFEVLKRIEQDGLSDRQAVAVYNLGDSGAIGKWRRGYDEGGMGALAPRRRDSPAMPHKYPPEPTAKDMTEKQLREENAYLRAELDYLKKLDALPSGTDRSAGEKAQMVQGLRHRHPLALLLRAAKLSRSTFYYHLKALGAVDPYAELKQRIDAVYAQHKGRYGYRRITAVLRQAGELVNHKTVQKLMQALGLKSLVRAKKYRSYRGQSHHVAANVLARRFEAERPNEKWVTDVTEFNVRGEKLYLSPVMDLYNGEIVAYETALRPVFKLVGSMLKKALARLRPTERPVLHSDQGWQYQQPIYRRMLAARSVTQSMSRKGNCLDNAAMESFFGTLKAEFFHLNRFESIEQLQAGIRQYIHYYNHNRIKLKLKGLSPVQYRAQTFGL, from the exons ATGGCAAAGTACGACGAGCAGTTCAAGCTGGACGCTGTCCGGCGGTATCTGTCTGAACAGCATAGTTATGCGGAAGTGGCGCGGGAGGTCGGCGTGGACTATGCGTTGCTGCGGCGATGGGTGGCTGTCTACCAACTGCATGGACGGGCTGGTTTAGTCAGGCCGCGCAAGCGGTATTCGGCGCAATTCAAATTTGAGGTGTTGAAGCGCATCGAGCAGGACGGCTTGTCGGACAGGCAGGCTGTGGCGGTTTACAACTTGGGCGATTCCGGGGCCATCGGCAAATGGCGTCGTGGGTATGATGAGGGCGGAATGGGCGCATTGGCGCCCAGACGTCGAGATAGCCCCGCCATGCCACACAAGTATCCACCCGAGCCAACAGCCAAGGACATGACAGAGAAGCAGTTGCGCGAAGAGAACGCGTACCTGCGAGCGGAGCTCGATTACCTAAAAAAACTCGATGCCTTG CCAAGCGGAACGGACCGAAGCGCTGGTGAAAAAGCGCAAATGGTCCAAGGGTTGAGGCATCGTCATCCGCTGGCGCTATTGCTGAGAGCAGCCAAGCTGTCGCGCAGCACGTTCTATTACCACCTGAAGGCGCTTGGCGCCGTGGACCCGTACGCCGAGCTCAAGCAGCGCATCGACGCGGTCTATGCGCAGCACAAGGGCCGCTATGGTTACCGCCGGATCACGGCGGTGCTGCGCCAGGCAGGTGAGCTGGTGAATCACAAGACGGTGCAGAAGCTGATGCAGGCGCTGGGCTTGAAGTCGCTCGTGCGCGCCAAGAAGTACCGGTCATACCGAGGTCAGTCGCATCATGTGGCGGCCAACGTGTTGGCGCGTCGCTTCGAGGCCGAGCGTCCGAACGAGAAGTGGGTCACCGACGTGACCGAGTTCAACGTGCGTGGCGAGAAGCTGTACCTGTCGCCGGTGATGGACCTGTACAACGGCGAGATCGTGGCCTACGAGACCGCTCTGCGGCCGGTGTTCAAGCTCGTGGGCAGCATGCTGAAGAAGGCGCTGGCGCGGCTGCGGCCGACGGAGCGCCCCGTGCTGCACTCCGACCAGGGCTGGCAATACCAGCAGCCCATCTACCGGCGCATGCTGGCCGCCCGGTCCGTCACGCAGAGCATGTCACGCAAGGGCAACTGCCTGGACAATGCCGCCATGGAAAGCTTCTTCGGCACGCTCAAAGCAGAGTTCTTCCACCTCAACCGCTTCGAGAGCATCGAGCAGTTGCAGGCCGGCATCCGGCAGTACATCCATTACTACAATCACAATCGCATCAAGCTCAAGCTAAAAGGCCTGAGCCCGGTGCAATACCGAGCTCAGACCTTCGGGCTTTAG
- a CDS encoding isochorismatase family protein: MLLQASDSTLLIVDMQGRLMPAIHDNEAVLHNAHKLAQAARILDVPVVATEHHGKMLGVTVDPLRDLVQSTFQKMHFSSTREPGFEAWLPAARKTILVAGCEAHICVLQTVIGLADMGYNAVLVSDAAGSRKPSDHHAALRRARAHGADIVTSEMAIFEWMETCEHPRFRDVLRLVK, encoded by the coding sequence ATGCTGCTGCAAGCCTCCGATTCCACGTTACTCATCGTCGATATGCAGGGCCGGCTGATGCCCGCCATCCACGATAACGAAGCCGTGCTGCATAACGCGCACAAGCTCGCGCAAGCCGCGCGGATACTTGATGTGCCGGTTGTCGCGACGGAACACCACGGCAAGATGCTTGGCGTTACCGTAGACCCGCTACGTGATCTTGTGCAATCCACTTTCCAGAAAATGCACTTCTCTTCCACGCGCGAACCTGGCTTTGAAGCGTGGTTGCCGGCGGCGCGAAAAACAATTCTGGTGGCCGGTTGCGAAGCGCATATCTGCGTGCTGCAAACGGTGATCGGCCTGGCGGACATGGGCTACAACGCGGTGCTGGTGTCGGACGCCGCGGGGTCGCGCAAACCGTCGGACCATCATGCCGCGCTGCGTCGCGCGCGGGCGCATGGCGCGGATATCGTCACGTCGGAAATGGCCATATTTGAGTGGATGGAAACTTGCGAGCACCCGCGTTTTCGCGATGTGTTACGTCTGGTCAAATAG
- a CDS encoding glycine zipper 2TM domain-containing protein gives MKIASLSKICVALAMTAAMAGCSSWDGMSHRQKSTVGGAALGGVAGAVITNGGVLGTVGGAAIGGVIGDQVGKH, from the coding sequence ATGAAAATCGCATCTCTTTCCAAAATCTGTGTCGCACTGGCGATGACCGCCGCCATGGCTGGCTGCTCGTCCTGGGACGGCATGAGCCATCGTCAAAAGAGCACGGTGGGCGGGGCCGCGTTGGGTGGCGTCGCGGGCGCCGTGATCACCAATGGCGGCGTGCTCGGTACGGTTGGCGGAGCAGCGATCGGTGGCGTGATCGGCGATCAGGTCGGCAAGCACTAA
- the minE gene encoding cell division topological specificity factor MinE: MSFLSFLLGQKKTSASVAKERLQIILAHERGRGDSPDYLPQLQQELIAVISKYVKINPEDIKVHLERQDTLEVLEVKIEMPQNEP; this comes from the coding sequence ATGTCCTTCCTGTCGTTTCTGCTTGGTCAAAAGAAAACTTCCGCTTCCGTTGCGAAGGAACGGTTGCAGATCATCCTGGCCCACGAGCGGGGCCGCGGCGACTCGCCCGACTACCTGCCGCAGTTGCAGCAGGAACTTATCGCGGTGATTTCCAAATACGTGAAGATCAACCCTGAAGACATCAAGGTGCACCTGGAACGCCAGGACACACTTGAGGTGTTGGAAGTGAAGATCGAGATGCCGCAAAACGAACCGTGA
- the minD gene encoding septum site-determining protein MinD, with protein MTRIVVVTSGKGGVGKTTTSASFSAGLAMRGHKTAVIDFDVGLRNLDLIMGCERRVVYDFVNVIQGEATLNQALIKDKQLENLFILPASQTRDKDALTQEGVEKVINDLKEMGFEYIICDSPAGIETGALMAAYFADDALVVTNPEVSSVRDSDRILGILAAKSKRAVDGGEPVKEFLLLTRYNPKRVVDGEMLSLGDIEDILRIKLIGVIPESEAVLQASNQGLPAIHLKDTDVSEAYKDVVARYLGEDKALRFTDYEKPGFLKRLFGGK; from the coding sequence ATGACACGCATTGTTGTGGTGACTTCCGGCAAAGGCGGCGTGGGTAAAACCACGACGAGCGCCAGTTTTTCCGCGGGCCTCGCGATGCGGGGCCACAAGACCGCTGTCATCGACTTCGATGTCGGCCTGCGCAATCTCGACCTCATCATGGGGTGCGAGCGTCGCGTGGTGTACGACTTCGTCAACGTGATTCAGGGCGAAGCCACCCTCAACCAGGCGCTGATCAAGGACAAGCAGCTTGAAAACCTGTTCATCCTGCCCGCCTCGCAAACGCGCGACAAAGACGCGCTAACGCAGGAAGGCGTGGAAAAGGTCATCAACGACCTGAAGGAAATGGGTTTCGAATACATCATCTGCGACTCGCCCGCCGGTATCGAAACGGGTGCGCTGATGGCCGCCTATTTTGCCGACGACGCACTCGTCGTGACGAACCCGGAAGTCTCGTCGGTGCGCGACTCCGATCGCATCCTGGGCATCCTCGCGGCCAAGTCCAAGCGCGCGGTGGATGGCGGTGAACCCGTCAAGGAATTCCTGCTGCTCACGCGCTACAACCCCAAGCGCGTGGTCGACGGCGAAATGCTGTCCTTGGGCGATATCGAAGACATCCTGCGCATCAAGCTGATTGGCGTCATCCCGGAATCGGAAGCCGTGCTGCAAGCGTCGAACCAAGGCCTGCCCGCCATTCATCTGAAAGACACGGACGTTTCCGAAGCCTACAAGGACGTCGTTGCCCGCTACCTGGGCGAAGACAAAGCGCTGCGCTTTACCGATTACGAAAAGCCCGGTTTCCTGAAACGCCTGTTCGGAGGCAAGTAA
- the minC gene encoding septum site-determining protein MinC, giving the protein MNTESLALDFKSATLYAIRVVLHSADPERLAAALAKRMADAGSFFENEPVVIDASRVEETVDWKALVDALRAHNLPAIGVVAEGANLKAAREAGLAPVELSTPPARPAPVVDTAPPNDVATPVPSVPAAAVETAPAPTDTSTVDNAATDKAATDNAATASDSTDTPAKPAAEPMPAREASSTTSAPTPTQATPHSASALVITKPLRSGQRVYARHTDLVVIGMVSQGAEVIADGNVHVYGPLRGKAMAGARGDTSARIFTTHLDAELLAVAGVYRVVEDKLDRTLHNQPALVRLDGDTLRIEALKS; this is encoded by the coding sequence ATGAATACTGAATCCCTAGCCCTGGACTTCAAAAGCGCCACCCTTTACGCCATTCGCGTGGTTCTGCACAGCGCGGACCCCGAACGCCTCGCCGCCGCGCTGGCTAAGCGCATGGCGGATGCCGGCAGCTTCTTTGAAAACGAACCCGTGGTCATCGACGCCAGCCGCGTCGAAGAAACAGTCGATTGGAAGGCGCTGGTCGACGCGCTGCGCGCGCACAACCTGCCCGCGATCGGCGTGGTGGCCGAAGGCGCCAACCTGAAAGCCGCGCGCGAGGCCGGCCTGGCTCCGGTTGAGCTTTCCACCCCACCCGCGCGCCCCGCTCCGGTCGTGGATACGGCGCCGCCCAATGATGTGGCAACGCCCGTGCCGTCGGTGCCGGCTGCCGCCGTTGAAACCGCGCCCGCGCCCACCGACACGTCGACGGTGGATAACGCCGCCACGGATAAAGCGGCCACCGATAACGCGGCCACGGCTAGCGACTCCACCGACACGCCTGCCAAGCCCGCCGCCGAGCCGATGCCCGCGCGCGAAGCCAGCAGCACCACCTCCGCGCCCACGCCCACGCAGGCCACGCCGCACTCGGCGTCGGCATTGGTCATTACCAAGCCCTTGCGTTCGGGCCAGCGCGTGTACGCGCGCCACACAGACCTGGTCGTGATCGGCATGGTGAGCCAGGGCGCTGAAGTCATTGCCGATGGCAATGTGCACGTTTACGGCCCTCTGCGCGGCAAGGCCATGGCAGGTGCACGCGGCGATACCTCCGCGCGCATCTTCACGACGCATCTGGACGCCGAGCTGCTGGCCGTGGCAGGGGTGTACCGTGTCGTGGAAGACAAGCTGGACCGCACGTTGCACAACCAGCCGGCGCTGGTGCGCCTGGATGGCGACACGCTGCGGATCGAAGCCTTGAAAAGCTGA
- a CDS encoding glutamine--tRNA ligase/YqeY domain fusion protein: MTSATTPTPAASNFLLNIVQDDLEANRFQGKRWAGKPGPADVQAQGTADPARIRTRFPPEPNGYLHIGHAKSICVNFGLARDFGGVCHLRFDDTNPEKEDQEYVDAIMEAVHWLGFDWKAADGQENLYFASDYFGYMYEFAEALVEAGHAYVDAQSPEEIRANRGTLTEPGTDSPWRNRPAAESIALLREMRDGKHPDGSLVLRAKINMASPNINLRDPVMYRVRHATHHRTGNQWCIYPMYSWAHPVEDALEGITHSVCTLEFEDQRPFYDWILARLAELGKLAQPLPHQYEFARLNLSYVVTSKRKLLQLVREGHVDGWDDPRMPTIFGLRRRGYTPASIRLFCDRTAVSKSDSRIDYSLLEQAVRDDLDPIAARSVAVLDPIKLVITNYPEGQTELCTAPRNPHDPEAGVREFPLSRELWIERDDFREEAPKKYFRLFPGNTVRLKYGYVVRCTGFTKNEAGEVVEVQAEYLPETKSGTPGADSVKVKGNITWVSAAHAVAAQIHLYDRLFADARPDGGDKDFLTCLNPNSKQTVTAWLEPGTVATPGATWQFERLGYFTADLKDSTEAAPVLNRIVTLRDSWAQG, encoded by the coding sequence ATGACCTCCGCCACGACGCCGACCCCAGCTGCATCCAATTTCCTGCTTAACATCGTCCAGGACGACCTTGAAGCCAATCGCTTCCAGGGCAAACGCTGGGCGGGCAAGCCTGGCCCGGCCGACGTGCAGGCGCAGGGGACGGCCGATCCGGCCCGCATCCGCACGCGCTTTCCGCCGGAGCCCAACGGCTATCTGCACATCGGCCACGCCAAGAGCATCTGCGTGAACTTCGGCCTGGCGCGCGACTTCGGCGGTGTCTGTCATCTGCGCTTTGACGACACCAATCCCGAAAAGGAAGACCAGGAATACGTCGACGCCATCATGGAAGCCGTGCATTGGCTGGGCTTTGACTGGAAGGCCGCCGACGGACAGGAAAACCTGTACTTCGCCAGCGACTACTTCGGCTATATGTATGAGTTCGCCGAAGCCCTGGTCGAAGCCGGCCATGCCTACGTCGATGCGCAAAGCCCCGAAGAAATCCGCGCCAACCGTGGCACGCTGACCGAACCCGGCACTGATTCGCCCTGGCGCAACCGCCCGGCCGCGGAATCGATCGCCCTGCTGCGCGAAATGCGCGACGGCAAGCATCCGGACGGCAGCCTGGTGCTGCGCGCGAAGATCAACATGGCGTCGCCCAACATCAACCTGCGCGACCCGGTCATGTACCGCGTGCGCCACGCCACCCACCACCGCACGGGCAACCAATGGTGCATCTATCCGATGTACAGCTGGGCGCACCCGGTGGAAGACGCGCTGGAAGGCATCACGCACAGCGTGTGCACGCTGGAATTCGAAGACCAGCGCCCGTTCTACGACTGGATCCTGGCGCGCCTGGCCGAGCTGGGCAAGCTGGCCCAGCCGCTGCCGCATCAATATGAATTCGCTCGTTTGAACCTGAGCTACGTCGTCACCAGCAAGCGCAAGCTGCTGCAACTGGTGCGCGAAGGCCATGTGGACGGCTGGGACGACCCCCGCATGCCGACCATCTTCGGCCTGCGTCGGCGCGGCTACACGCCGGCCTCGATCCGCCTGTTCTGCGACCGCACCGCCGTGTCCAAGTCGGATTCGCGTATTGACTACAGCCTGCTCGAACAAGCCGTGCGCGACGACCTCGACCCCATCGCCGCCCGCTCGGTGGCCGTGCTGGATCCGATCAAGCTGGTGATCACCAACTACCCGGAAGGCCAGACCGAACTCTGCACCGCCCCGCGCAACCCGCACGACCCGGAAGCCGGCGTGCGTGAATTTCCGCTGTCGCGCGAGCTCTGGATTGAACGCGACGACTTCCGCGAAGAAGCGCCGAAGAAGTATTTCCGCCTGTTCCCGGGCAACACCGTGCGCCTGAAGTACGGCTACGTGGTGCGCTGCACCGGCTTCACCAAGAACGAAGCGGGCGAAGTCGTTGAAGTCCAGGCCGAATACCTGCCCGAGACCAAGAGCGGCACCCCGGGCGCGGACAGCGTCAAGGTCAAGGGCAACATCACCTGGGTCAGCGCCGCCCATGCGGTGGCCGCCCAGATCCACCTGTACGACCGCCTGTTCGCCGACGCGCGTCCCGACGGCGGCGACAAGGATTTCCTGACTTGCCTGAATCCGAACTCCAAACAGACCGTCACGGCCTGGCTGGAACCGGGCACCGTCGCCACGCCGGGCGCCACCTGGCAATTCGAGCGACTGGGCTATTTCACGGCCGACCTCAAGGATTCCACCGAAGCCGCTCCGGTGCTGAACCGCATCGTTACCCTGCGCGACTCCTGGGCGCAAGGCTAA